A single region of the Thermococcus paralvinellae genome encodes:
- a CDS encoding excisionase family DNA-binding protein, translating to MGRTYHTATQLAKLLRVEYSTIKKAIEKGQIKAYRYAGGWYRIPEEEVQRLLHEYGIDPNKDYLRPSQLAAMLNVASDTVVYWIHTGKLHAVKTLSGYYLIPKSEVEKLLSQNKTD from the coding sequence ATGGGAAGAACATACCATACGGCAACCCAACTAGCAAAGTTGCTAAGAGTAGAGTACAGTACCATCAAGAAAGCTATCGAAAAGGGCCAGATTAAGGCATACAGGTATGCAGGAGGCTGGTACAGAATTCCAGAAGAAGAGGTTCAACGACTACTGCATGAATATGGTATTGACCCAAATAAAGACTATCTACGTCCTTCTCAGCTTGCTGCAATGCTGAATGTCGCCAGCGATACTGTAGTGTACTGGATTCACACTGGAAAACTACATGCTGTCAAAACACTAAGTGGGTACTATCTAATCCCAAAAAGTGAGGTCGAGAAGCTGTTGAGTCAAAACAAAACAGATTAA
- a CDS encoding helix-turn-helix domain-containing protein: MLTPKIPRPEGPYLSPREVAKILDTSTDAIYLWIEQGKVASLKIRYGMRVYHWIPEEEVERLKKEKPPKDKLLSTRQAAEILGVRQEVVSELVRQGKLRGIKVGLYYKIPESEVLKLKNNGGINSASTPEAQAHD; encoded by the coding sequence ATGCTAACACCAAAGATTCCAAGGCCTGAAGGACCATATCTCTCCCCACGAGAAGTAGCCAAGATTCTTGACACTTCGACTGACGCTATCTATCTGTGGATAGAACAGGGGAAAGTCGCCTCCCTGAAAATCCGCTATGGGATGAGGGTCTATCATTGGATTCCTGAAGAAGAAGTTGAAAGGCTCAAGAAGGAGAAACCTCCAAAAGATAAACTCCTCAGTACCAGACAAGCTGCTGAAATTCTTGGAGTTAGGCAAGAAGTTGTAAGTGAGTTAGTGCGACAGGGCAAACTCAGAGGCATCAAGGTAGGCCTCTACTACAAGATACCTGAAAGCGAAGTCCTGAAGCTGAAAAACAACGGAGGGATAAACAGTGCCTCCACACCTGAAGCCCAAGCTCATGATTGA